Proteins encoded in a region of the Podarcis muralis chromosome 2, rPodMur119.hap1.1, whole genome shotgun sequence genome:
- the AGPAT1 gene encoding 1-acyl-sn-glycerol-3-phosphate acyltransferase alpha isoform X3 has protein sequence MWCHSGTMEISLGQGLLILFLVVVPLLYEWSATFKYFCKMAFYNSYILFLAVIVIPICAVRGRNVENMKIIRSMMLHVKYLYGIKIDVRGTENFNIKQPYVIVSNHQSSLDLLGMMEVLPDRCVPIAKKELMYMGTVGLACWLGGIIFINRKKTDDAISVMAETAQTMLCEDVRVWVFPEGTRNHNGSMLPFKRGAFHLAVQAQVPIIPVVISSYRDFYSKKERRFTTGRCTVQILPPMPTRELVAEDVPALTDRVRQAMLIAFEGLSVELGAPQ, from the exons ATGTGGTGCCATTCAG GGACAATGGAGATTTCGCTGGGCCAGGGGCTCCTCATTTTGTTCCTGGTGGTGGTCCCGCTTCTCTACGAATGGAGTGCCACCTTCAAGTACTTCTGCAAGATGGCATTCTACAACAGCTACATCCTCTTCCTGGCCGTCATCGTCATCCCTATTTGCGCAGTCCGTGGGCGCAACGTGGAGAATATGAA GATAATCCGGTCCATGATGCTACATGTGAAATACCTGTACGGGATCAAGATTGATGTGCGGGGGACAGAGAACTTCAACATCAAGCAGCCTTATGTGATCGTGTCCAACCATCAGAGCTCGCTTGACTTGCTTG ggatgatggaagtcttGCCCGACCGGTGTGTGCCAATCGCCAAGAAGGAGCTGATGTACATGGGCACGGTGGGACTGGCGTGCTGGCTAGGGGGCATCATCTTCATCAACCGCAAGAAAACCGACGACGCCATTAGTGTCATGGCGGAGACGGCGCAAACCATGCTGTGTGAGGAT GTTCGGGTCTGGGTGTTCCCCGAGGGCACCAGGAACCACAACGGCTCCATGCTGCCCTTCAAGCGGGGTGCCTTCCATTTGGCTGTGCAAGCCCAG GTTCCTATCATCCCAGTTGTGATCTCATCGTATCGGGATTTCTACAGTAAGAAGGAAAGGCGTTTCACCACGG GGCGCTGCACGGTCCAGATCCTGCCTCCCATGCCTACGCGGGAGCTGGTGGCTGAAGACGTGCCGGCACTGACAGATCGCGTGCGCCAGGCCATGCTCATTGCCTTTGAGGGGCTCTCGGTGGAGCTGGGTGCCCCGCAGTGA
- the AGPAT1 gene encoding 1-acyl-sn-glycerol-3-phosphate acyltransferase alpha isoform X2 has translation MFRSGGGTMEISLGQGLLILFLVVVPLLYEWSATFKYFCKMAFYNSYILFLAVIVIPICAVRGRNVENMKIIRSMMLHVKYLYGIKIDVRGTENFNIKQPYVIVSNHQSSLDLLGMMEVLPDRCVPIAKKELMYMGTVGLACWLGGIIFINRKKTDDAISVMAETAQTMLCEDVRVWVFPEGTRNHNGSMLPFKRGAFHLAVQAQVPIIPVVISSYRDFYSKKERRFTTGRCTVQILPPMPTRELVAEDVPALTDRVRQAMLIAFEGLSVELGAPQ, from the exons GGACAATGGAGATTTCGCTGGGCCAGGGGCTCCTCATTTTGTTCCTGGTGGTGGTCCCGCTTCTCTACGAATGGAGTGCCACCTTCAAGTACTTCTGCAAGATGGCATTCTACAACAGCTACATCCTCTTCCTGGCCGTCATCGTCATCCCTATTTGCGCAGTCCGTGGGCGCAACGTGGAGAATATGAA GATAATCCGGTCCATGATGCTACATGTGAAATACCTGTACGGGATCAAGATTGATGTGCGGGGGACAGAGAACTTCAACATCAAGCAGCCTTATGTGATCGTGTCCAACCATCAGAGCTCGCTTGACTTGCTTG ggatgatggaagtcttGCCCGACCGGTGTGTGCCAATCGCCAAGAAGGAGCTGATGTACATGGGCACGGTGGGACTGGCGTGCTGGCTAGGGGGCATCATCTTCATCAACCGCAAGAAAACCGACGACGCCATTAGTGTCATGGCGGAGACGGCGCAAACCATGCTGTGTGAGGAT GTTCGGGTCTGGGTGTTCCCCGAGGGCACCAGGAACCACAACGGCTCCATGCTGCCCTTCAAGCGGGGTGCCTTCCATTTGGCTGTGCAAGCCCAG GTTCCTATCATCCCAGTTGTGATCTCATCGTATCGGGATTTCTACAGTAAGAAGGAAAGGCGTTTCACCACGG GGCGCTGCACGGTCCAGATCCTGCCTCCCATGCCTACGCGGGAGCTGGTGGCTGAAGACGTGCCGGCACTGACAGATCGCGTGCGCCAGGCCATGCTCATTGCCTTTGAGGGGCTCTCGGTGGAGCTGGGTGCCCCGCAGTGA
- the AGPAT1 gene encoding 1-acyl-sn-glycerol-3-phosphate acyltransferase alpha isoform X1, whose protein sequence is MQTHICSGTMEISLGQGLLILFLVVVPLLYEWSATFKYFCKMAFYNSYILFLAVIVIPICAVRGRNVENMKIIRSMMLHVKYLYGIKIDVRGTENFNIKQPYVIVSNHQSSLDLLGMMEVLPDRCVPIAKKELMYMGTVGLACWLGGIIFINRKKTDDAISVMAETAQTMLCEDVRVWVFPEGTRNHNGSMLPFKRGAFHLAVQAQVPIIPVVISSYRDFYSKKERRFTTGRCTVQILPPMPTRELVAEDVPALTDRVRQAMLIAFEGLSVELGAPQ, encoded by the exons GGACAATGGAGATTTCGCTGGGCCAGGGGCTCCTCATTTTGTTCCTGGTGGTGGTCCCGCTTCTCTACGAATGGAGTGCCACCTTCAAGTACTTCTGCAAGATGGCATTCTACAACAGCTACATCCTCTTCCTGGCCGTCATCGTCATCCCTATTTGCGCAGTCCGTGGGCGCAACGTGGAGAATATGAA GATAATCCGGTCCATGATGCTACATGTGAAATACCTGTACGGGATCAAGATTGATGTGCGGGGGACAGAGAACTTCAACATCAAGCAGCCTTATGTGATCGTGTCCAACCATCAGAGCTCGCTTGACTTGCTTG ggatgatggaagtcttGCCCGACCGGTGTGTGCCAATCGCCAAGAAGGAGCTGATGTACATGGGCACGGTGGGACTGGCGTGCTGGCTAGGGGGCATCATCTTCATCAACCGCAAGAAAACCGACGACGCCATTAGTGTCATGGCGGAGACGGCGCAAACCATGCTGTGTGAGGAT GTTCGGGTCTGGGTGTTCCCCGAGGGCACCAGGAACCACAACGGCTCCATGCTGCCCTTCAAGCGGGGTGCCTTCCATTTGGCTGTGCAAGCCCAG GTTCCTATCATCCCAGTTGTGATCTCATCGTATCGGGATTTCTACAGTAAGAAGGAAAGGCGTTTCACCACGG GGCGCTGCACGGTCCAGATCCTGCCTCCCATGCCTACGCGGGAGCTGGTGGCTGAAGACGTGCCGGCACTGACAGATCGCGTGCGCCAGGCCATGCTCATTGCCTTTGAGGGGCTCTCGGTGGAGCTGGGTGCCCCGCAGTGA
- the AGPAT1 gene encoding 1-acyl-sn-glycerol-3-phosphate acyltransferase alpha isoform X4, giving the protein MEISLGQGLLILFLVVVPLLYEWSATFKYFCKMAFYNSYILFLAVIVIPICAVRGRNVENMKIIRSMMLHVKYLYGIKIDVRGTENFNIKQPYVIVSNHQSSLDLLGMMEVLPDRCVPIAKKELMYMGTVGLACWLGGIIFINRKKTDDAISVMAETAQTMLCEDVRVWVFPEGTRNHNGSMLPFKRGAFHLAVQAQVPIIPVVISSYRDFYSKKERRFTTGRCTVQILPPMPTRELVAEDVPALTDRVRQAMLIAFEGLSVELGAPQ; this is encoded by the exons ATGGAGATTTCGCTGGGCCAGGGGCTCCTCATTTTGTTCCTGGTGGTGGTCCCGCTTCTCTACGAATGGAGTGCCACCTTCAAGTACTTCTGCAAGATGGCATTCTACAACAGCTACATCCTCTTCCTGGCCGTCATCGTCATCCCTATTTGCGCAGTCCGTGGGCGCAACGTGGAGAATATGAA GATAATCCGGTCCATGATGCTACATGTGAAATACCTGTACGGGATCAAGATTGATGTGCGGGGGACAGAGAACTTCAACATCAAGCAGCCTTATGTGATCGTGTCCAACCATCAGAGCTCGCTTGACTTGCTTG ggatgatggaagtcttGCCCGACCGGTGTGTGCCAATCGCCAAGAAGGAGCTGATGTACATGGGCACGGTGGGACTGGCGTGCTGGCTAGGGGGCATCATCTTCATCAACCGCAAGAAAACCGACGACGCCATTAGTGTCATGGCGGAGACGGCGCAAACCATGCTGTGTGAGGAT GTTCGGGTCTGGGTGTTCCCCGAGGGCACCAGGAACCACAACGGCTCCATGCTGCCCTTCAAGCGGGGTGCCTTCCATTTGGCTGTGCAAGCCCAG GTTCCTATCATCCCAGTTGTGATCTCATCGTATCGGGATTTCTACAGTAAGAAGGAAAGGCGTTTCACCACGG GGCGCTGCACGGTCCAGATCCTGCCTCCCATGCCTACGCGGGAGCTGGTGGCTGAAGACGTGCCGGCACTGACAGATCGCGTGCGCCAGGCCATGCTCATTGCCTTTGAGGGGCTCTCGGTGGAGCTGGGTGCCCCGCAGTGA
- the AGPAT1 gene encoding 1-acyl-sn-glycerol-3-phosphate acyltransferase alpha isoform X5: protein MSKIRPLLSETLSADSCNGRGETSGSEWIIRSMMLHVKYLYGIKIDVRGTENFNIKQPYVIVSNHQSSLDLLGMMEVLPDRCVPIAKKELMYMGTVGLACWLGGIIFINRKKTDDAISVMAETAQTMLCEDVRVWVFPEGTRNHNGSMLPFKRGAFHLAVQAQVPIIPVVISSYRDFYSKKERRFTTGRCTVQILPPMPTRELVAEDVPALTDRVRQAMLIAFEGLSVELGAPQ from the exons ATGAGCAaaatccgccccctcctttctgaaacattgtcagcagattcttgcaatgggaggggtgaaacatCTGGATCTGAATG GATAATCCGGTCCATGATGCTACATGTGAAATACCTGTACGGGATCAAGATTGATGTGCGGGGGACAGAGAACTTCAACATCAAGCAGCCTTATGTGATCGTGTCCAACCATCAGAGCTCGCTTGACTTGCTTG ggatgatggaagtcttGCCCGACCGGTGTGTGCCAATCGCCAAGAAGGAGCTGATGTACATGGGCACGGTGGGACTGGCGTGCTGGCTAGGGGGCATCATCTTCATCAACCGCAAGAAAACCGACGACGCCATTAGTGTCATGGCGGAGACGGCGCAAACCATGCTGTGTGAGGAT GTTCGGGTCTGGGTGTTCCCCGAGGGCACCAGGAACCACAACGGCTCCATGCTGCCCTTCAAGCGGGGTGCCTTCCATTTGGCTGTGCAAGCCCAG GTTCCTATCATCCCAGTTGTGATCTCATCGTATCGGGATTTCTACAGTAAGAAGGAAAGGCGTTTCACCACGG GGCGCTGCACGGTCCAGATCCTGCCTCCCATGCCTACGCGGGAGCTGGTGGCTGAAGACGTGCCGGCACTGACAGATCGCGTGCGCCAGGCCATGCTCATTGCCTTTGAGGGGCTCTCGGTGGAGCTGGGTGCCCCGCAGTGA